A genomic window from Silene latifolia isolate original U9 population chromosome 11, ASM4854445v1, whole genome shotgun sequence includes:
- the LOC141611023 gene encoding L-ascorbate peroxidase 1, cytosolic, whose translation MAKNYPTVSEDYQKAIEKAKKKLRGLIAEKHCAPLMLRIAWHSAGTFDCQSKTGGPFGTMRFQAELGHGANNGIDIAVRLLEPIKEQFPTISYGDFYQLAGVVAVEVTGGPEVPFHPGREDKPEPPQEGRLPDATKGCDHLRDVFVKQMGLSDQDIVALSGGHTLGRCHKERSGFEGAWTANPLIFDNSYFKELLSGEKEGLLQLPSDKALLADPAFRPLVEKYAADEDAFFADYAEAHMKLSELGFADA comes from the exons ATGGCAAAGAACTACCCAACTGTGAGCGAGGACTACCAAAAGGCCATTGAGAAGGCAAAGAAAAAGCTCAGAGGTCTTATCGCTGAGAAACATTGTGCTCCACTTATGCTTCGTATTGC ATGGCACTCTGCCGGTACCTTTGATTGCCAGTCAAAGACTGGAGGACCCTTCGGAACAATGAGGTTCCAGGCAGAGCTGGGTCACGGAGCCAACAACGGGATTGACATTGCAGTCAGGTTATTGGAGCCTATCAAGGAACAATTTCCCACCATCTCGTACGGTGACTTCTATCAG TTGGCCGGTGTTGTGGCTGTTGAAGTTACTGGCGGACCTGAAGTTCCCTTCCACCCTGGCCGAGAG GACAAGCCAGAGCCCCCACAGGAGGGTCGTCTCCCTGATGCTACAAAGG GTTGTGACCATCTGAGAGACGTGTTCGTCAAGCAAATGGGTCTTTCTGACCAAGACATTGTTGCTCTCTCTGGAGGCCACACCTTG GGAAGATGCCACAAGGAGCGTTCAGGTTTTGAAGGAGCTTGGACCGCTAACCCTCTGATCTTTGACAACTCCTACTTCAA GGAGCTTTTGAGCGGTGAGAAGGAAGGTCTCCTACAACTACCATCTGACAAGGCTCTTCTGGCCGACCCCGCCTTCCGTCCTCTCGTTGAGAAATATGCAGCG GATGAAGATGCATTCTTTGCCGACTATGCTGAGGCTCACATGAAGCTCTCCGAGCTAGG GTTTGCTGATGCTTAA
- the LOC141611024 gene encoding uncharacterized protein LOC141611024 isoform X2, giving the protein MPRNSKIPRVPISKHTSSSGSHLKSPAIAQPVQKSTSLTLPSNIKSASKVASIGSGGTSKSIKHLAANARKDSTCSSLEFGSSTTNHKARSTAKVSNCLQNNSKQGLQVKMIETVNGTSKSRISSQLPSDNGDGNTKDAQSQGFKASGLRMPSPSMKFFSEGNKKSSNLKSSIPTLKKSEAADHISDFKQIKVQHGSLNHDAVSKKRLSSQVTELCSTVSLIDPIEHTEAKHAERSQQVVQEEAPLRDKVPHPTNNADDMKNPVNDIDFQCIKENPTSLTVEEEDMNKFVDINGTDPSLNQNRNADGNTKNSSFASCSKVQLTGASSAIGDVCPTVDEETGCSSSATNDGDLLESDIDFSGQHNNYTLAADSNPSTSMLNKEKNPGECMIDNLVQSNSEGNINLQLGDSKLFADDQSSSDMDEGDSDSEETRSCIPKCGIVGGAAYEYVNKEQDDVMFNGDLSATKFGECSIEQDVVCNHIPHNENSNTSTTLKISGSKEISDVDSISSEPESTVISNHSRTSFLELSNNDADQLPYLLSSVQGTEEPPLFHGHEIINSGCQHASLVASNNGTEAATNSEVELAQEENDASIVNLAVSKGDDMDLSNCVQLHGNIHNRHHEGNNIEISEEIHQVHSGVQEVEFPVDLISCLSDKGNNSTFQTDGTVSAEEPETNCNMEGICSDYGTEVNTNRDTELSQVVIDDSMVSLATSEREISELNNAVILKDCSLGRDQEGSNIEISDDIHQVHASVEDVETQTDSVSCLSSKGNNSTFQTDGSVSAEEPETNCTMEGICSDYGTEADINRDIELSQVLNDDSMVNLATSEREILEFYNGVRLKDCSLSKEHEGSNIGISDDIHQVHISLEEVETQTDSISCLSSKGNNSTFQTDGSVSAEVPEIKCDMEGICSIYGTEATINRSTEFAQVVNAQVVNDDLIVNMETSKGDDIDWNNGVVLKDSFLKRDQGGSNIEISGDICQVHNCVEEVEFLTDWIICLPSKGSYAAHQIDDSVSADEYESNCNIEGICSDCGPEATINSILNMTTSKREDVVLNNGVVLKDSFLKSVEGGSNIEISGDIRQMDNSVEEVEFLTDLIICLPSKGSYAAHQIDDSVSAEEPESNCNIEGIFSDCGTEATINRSTEFTEVANDDSIVNMTTSKRGDVDLNNGVVLNDSFLKSDEGGSNIEISGDIHQMHNSVEEVEFLTDLIICLPSKGSYAAHQIDDSVSADEYESNCNIEGICSDCGPEATINSSTEFAQVVNVDSILNMTTSKREDVVLNNGVVLKDSFLKSVEGGSNIEISGDIRQMDNSVEEVEFLTDLIICLPSKGSHAAHQIDDSVSAEEHESNCSIEGIFSDCGTESSINRSTEFTQVVNDDSIVNMTTSKRGDVDLNNGVVLKDSFLKSDEGGSNIEISGDICQMHNSVEEVEFLTDLIICLPSKGSNVAHQIDDSVSAEEPESKCIAEGICSDCGTEDIINRNIEFSEGMNDVSIVNLATSERDDMDLNNGVVLKDSFLKTDQDGSNIEISGDIHQVHSRLEELEFLTDSVSCHSSKGNNAAHQIDGSVSEEEPESKCIEDGICSDCGTEDIINRNIEFPEGMNDVSIVNLATSERDYMDLNNGVPLKDNFLKTDRDGSDIEISAVIHQVNSSVKEVEFQTDSVSCLSSKGNNAALQIDGSVSEEEPESKCNMEGICSDCGTEATINRNIEFSERKNDNSIVNLATFERDDMDLNNSVSLKDSFLKTDRDGSDIEISAVIHQVNSSVKEVEFQTDSVSCPSSKANNATYQIDGSVSTEEYENKCNTEGIDSLEEVNANLERTDNQKVTIPAPPHAVPFSDEWLAAIESAGEEILTMKTGAVQHSPTDKSIPEPSPWSPVKRKTAQVIGPFDCTKHTHIQPDQSE; this is encoded by the exons TGCAGAAAAGTACAAGCTTGACACTTCCCTCAAATATCAAATCTGCTTCTAAAGTCGCCAGCATCGGTTCAGGAGGTACATCTAAATCTATTAAGCATTTGGCTGCAAATGCTAGAAAGGATTCG ACTTGCTCAAGCTTGGAATTTGGCTCATCTACTACTAACCACAAAGCTCGAAGTACTGCCAAAGTTAGCAACTGTCTTCAAAACAACTCCAAGCAAGGTCTTCAAGTTAAGATGATTGAGACTGTTAATGGAACAAGCAAGTCAAGAATTTCATCTCAGCTTCCGTCTGATAACGGTGATGGTAACACGAAAGATGCACAATCTCAAGGATTTAAAGCGTCAGGATTACGGATGCCATCGCCATCTATGAAGTTCTTTAGTGAG GGCAATAAAAAGTCATCTAACCTCAAGTCTAGCATCCCAACTTTAAAAAAATCCGAAGCTGCTGACCACATTTCGGACTTCAAGCAAATAAAAGTTCAGCATGGATCCCTTAATCACGATGCAGTATCTAAAAAACGTTTGAGCTCGCAAGTGACAGAATTATGTTCAACCGTATCACTCATTGACCCTATAGAACATACCGAAGCCAAGCATGCAGAGCGCAGTCAGCAAGTAGTGCAAGAAGAAGCTCCACTTAGAGATAAGGTTCCCCATCCAACAAACAATGCAGATGACATGAAGAATCCTGTCAACGATATTGATTTCCAGTGCATCAAGGAGAATCCAACTTCACTAACAGTTGAAGAGGAAGATATGAATAAGTTTGTGGATATAAACGGCACCGATCCCAGTTTAAATCAAAATAGAAATGCTGATGGGAATACAAAGAACTCCTCATTTGCATCTTGTAGTAAAGTGCAGCTTACTGGTGCTTCTTCAGCAATTGGAGATGTTTGTCCAACAGTTGATGAGGAAACAGGTTGTAGTTCATCAGCTACTAATGATGGGGATCTACTTGAATCTGACATTGATTTCAGTGGCCAACACAATAATTATACATTGGCAGCTGACAGTAATCCATCAACTAGCATGCTTAATAAAGAGAAAAATCCTGGTGAATGCATGATTGATAATTTAGTGCAGTCCAATTCTGAAGGAAACATCAATCTTCAGCTTGGTGACAGTAAGCTATTTGCAGATGACCAAAGTTCATCAGATATGGATGAAGGTGACTCTGACAGTGAAGAAACGAGAAGCTGCATTCCGAAGTGTGGGATTGTTGGAGGAGCTGCATATGAGTACGTaaataaagaacaagatgatGTGATGTTTAATGGGGATTTGTCAGCCACAAAATTTGGTGAATGCTCGATAGAACAAGATGTTGTATGTAACCATATTCCACATAATGAAAACAGCAATACATCCACGACCCTGAAGATAAGTGGCAGCAAAGAGATTTCTGATGTAGATTCAATCTCGAGTGAGCCTGAATCAACAGTTATATCCAATCATTCTAGGACGAGTTTTCTGGAGCTGTCTAACAATGATGCCGACCAATTACCTTATTTACTCTCCTCGGTCCAAGGTACAGAAGAACCACCTTTGTTCCATGGACATGAAATAATCAATAGTGGATGTCAGCATGCTTCCTTAGTAGCTTCTAATAATGGCACAGAAGCTGCTACTAACAGCGAAGTTGAATTAGCACAAGAAGAGAATGATGCTTCAATTGTTAACTTGGCAGTATCTAAAGGAGATGATATGGATTTGAGCAACTGCGTACAACTGCACGGCAATATCCACAATAGACACCATGAAGGAAATAACATTGAGATTTCGGAAGAAATACATCAAGTTCACAGCGGTGTGCAAGAAGTAGAGTTCCCGGTTGATTTGATTAGCTGTCTTTCTGATAAAGGCAACAATTCCACTTTCCAAACTGATGGCACCGTCTCTGCAGAAGAACCTGAAACTAATTGCAATATGGAGGGCATATGCTCTGACTATGGCACTGAAGTTAACACTAACAGAGATACAGAATTATCACAAGTAGTGATTGATGATTCAATGGTCAGCTTGGCAACTTCTGAAAGAGAGATCTCGGAATTGAACAATGCTGTCATACTGAAGGACTGTTCTCTCGGCAGAGACCAAGAAGGAAGTAACATTGAAATTTCTGATGACATACATCAAGTGCACGCCAGTGTGGAGGACGTAGAAACCCAAACTGATTCCGTTAGCTGTCTTTCTAGCAAGGGCAACAATTCCACTTTTCAAACTGATGGCAGCGTCTCTGCAGAAGAACCTGAAACTAATTGCACTATGGAGGGCATATGCTCTGACTATGGCACAGAAGCTGATATTAACAGAGACATTGAATTATCACAAGTACTGAATGATGATTCAATGGTCAACTTGGCAACATCTGAAAGAGAGATTTTGGAATTTTACAATGGTGTACGACTGAAGGACTGTTCTCTCAGCAAAGAACATGAAGGCAGTAACATTGGGATTTCTGATGACATACATCAAGTGCACATCAGTTTGGAGGAAGTAGAAACCCAAACTGATTCTATTAGCTGTCTTTCGAGCAAGGGCAACAATTCCACTTTCCAAACTGATGGGAGCGTCTCTGCAGAAGTACCTGAGATAAAATGTGATATGGAGGGCATATGCTCTATTTATGGCACAGAAGCTACTATTAACAGAAGCACTGAATTTGCACAAGTAGTGAATGCACAAGTAGTGAATGATGATTTGATTGTGAACATGGAAACATCTAAAGGAGATGATATAGATTGGAACAATGGCGTAGTACTGAAGGACAGTTTCCTCAAAAGAGACCAAGGTGGAAGTAACATTGAGATTTCTGGTGACATATGCCAAGTGCACAACTGTGTGGAGGAAGTAGAGTTCCTAACCGACTGGATTATCTGTCTTCCTAGCAAGGGCAGCTATGCTGCTCATCAGATTGATGACAGTGTCTCTGCAGACGAATATGAAAGTAACTGCAATATAGAGGGCATATGCTCTGACTGTGGCCCAGAAGCTACTATTAATTCGATTTTGAACATGACAACATCTAAAAGAGAAGATGTCGTTTTAAACAACGGCGTAGTACTGAAGGACAGTTTTCTCAAAAGTGTTGAAGGTGGAAGCAACATTGAGATTTCCGGTGACATACGCCAAATGGACAACTCTGTGGAGGAAGTAGAGTTCCTAACCGACTTGATTATCTGTCTTCCTAGCAAGGGCAGCTATGCTGCTCATCAGATTGATGACAGTGTCTCTGCAGAAGAACCTGAAAGCAACTGCAATATAGAGGGCATATTCTCTGACTGTGGCACAGAAGCTACTATTAACAGAAGCACTGAATTTACAGAAGTAGCGAATGATGATTCGATTGTGAACATGACAACATCTAAAAGAGGAGATGTCGATTTGAACAACGGCGTAGTACTGAATGACAGTTTTCTCAAAAGTGACGAAGGTGGAAGTAACATTGAGATTTCCGGTGACATACACCAAATGCACAACTCTGTGGAGGAAGTAGAGTTCCTAACCGACTTGATTATCTGTCTTCCTAGCAAGGGCAGCTATGCTGCTCATCAGATTGATGACAGTGTCTCTGCAGACGAATATGAAAGTAACTGCAATATAGAGGGCATATGCTCTGACTGTGGCCCAGAAGCTACTATTAACAGCAGCACTGAATTTGCACAAGTAGTGAATGTTGATTCGATTTTGAACATGACAACATCTAAAAGAGAAGATGTCGTTTTAAACAACGGCGTAGTACTGAAGGACAGTTTTCTCAAAAGTGTTGAAGGTGGAAGTAACATTGAGATTTCCGGTGACATACGCCAAATGGACAACTCTGTGGAGGAAGTAGAGTTCCTAACCGACTTGATTATCTGTCTTCCTAGCAAGGGCAGCCATGCTGCTCATCAAATTGATGACAGTGTCTCTGCAGAAGAACATGAAAGCAACTGCAGTATAGAGGGCATATTCTCTGACTGTGGCACAGAATCTAGTATTAACAGAAGCACTGAATTTACACAAGTAGTGAATGATGATTCGATTGTGAACATGACAACATCTAAAAGAGGAGATGTCGATTTGAACAACGGCGTAGTACTGAAGGACAGTTTTCTCAAAAGTGACGAAGGTGGAAGTAACATTGAGATTTCCGGTGACATATGCCAAATGCACAACTCTGTGGAGGAAGTAGAGTTCCTAACCGACTTGATTATCTGTCTTCCTAGCAAGGGCAGCAATGTTGCTCATCAGATTGATGACAGTGTCTCTGCAGAAGAACCTGAGAGTAAGTGCATTGCGGAGGGCATATGCTCTGACTGTGGCACAGAAGATATTATTAACAGAAACATTGAATTCTCAGAAGGAATGAATGACGTTTCAATTGTCAACTTGGCAACATCTGAAAGAGATGATATGGATTTGAACAATGGTGTAGTACTGAAGGACAGTTTTCTCAAAACAGACCAAGATGGAAGTAATATTGAGATTTCTGGTGACATACATCAAGTGCACAGCCGTCTTGAGGAATTAGAGTTCCTAACTGACTCGGTTAGCTGTCATTCTAGCAAGGGCAACAATGCTGCTCATCAAATTGATGGCAGTGTCTCTGAAGAAGAACCTGAGAGTAAGTGCATTGAGGATGGCATATGCTCTGACTGTGGCACAGAAGATATTATTAACAGAAACATTGAATTCCCAGAAGGAATGAATGACGTTTCAATCGTCAACTTGGCAACATCTGAAAGAGATTATATGGATTTGAACAATGGCGTACCACTGAAGGACAATTTTCTCAAAACAGACCGAGATGGAAGTGATATTGAGATATCCGCTGTCATACATCAAGTGAACAGCAGTGTCAAGGAAGTAGAGTTCCAAACCGATTCAGTAAGCTGTCTTTCTAGCAAGGGCAACAATGCTGCTCTTCAAATTGACGGCAGTGTCTCTGAAGAAGAACCTGAGAGTAAGTGCAATATGGAGGGCATATGCTCTGATTGTGGCACAGAAGCTACTATTAACAGAAACATTGAATTCtcagaaagaaagaatgataattCAATTGTCAACTTGGCAACTTTTGAAAGAGATGATATGGATTTGAACAATAGCGTATCACTGAAGGACAGTTTTCTCAAAACAGATCGAGATGGAAGTGATATTGAGATATCCGCTGTCATACATCAAGTGAACAGCAGTGTCAAGGAAGTAGAGTTCCAAACCGATTCAGTTAGCTGTCCTTCTAGCAAGGCCAACAATGCTACTTATCAAATTGATGGCAGTGTCTCTACAGAAGAATACGAGAATAAATGCAATACCGAGGGCATAGACTCCTTAGAAGAAGTTAATGCAAATTTAGAAAG GACTGATAACCAGAAGGTGACGATACCAGCACCACCACATGCTGTTCCATTCTCAGATGAGTGGCTAGCTGCTATAGAGTCTGCTGGAGAG GAAATTTTGACCATGAAAACTGGTGCTGTTCAACATTCACCTACTGATAAGTCAATTCCTGAGCCAAGTCCTTGGTCACCG GTGAAGCGAAAAACCGCTCAAGTGATAGGACCCTTTGATTGCACCAAACATACACATATTCAGCCTGATCAATCTGAATAG